The Cellulosimicrobium sp. ES-005 genome segment GATGCCGGGCCCGGTGTCGGCGATCTCGACCTCGGCGCGGTCGTCGACGCGCCGCGTCGTGACCGTCAGCGTGCCGGACCCGCCCATCGCCTGCGCGGCGTTCTCGACGAGGTTGGTCCACACCTGGTTGAGCTCGGCCGCGTAGACGGGCACGGGCGGCAGGCCGGTGTCGTAACGGCGCACGACCTCGACGCCCGCGAGCGCGTGGTCGAGCATCGTCAGCGTGGAGTCGAGCAGCTCGTGCACGTCGACGGGCCGGAACGGCGCCCGGTCGAGCTGGGAGTACTGGCGCGCCGCGCCGACGAGGGTCGAGATGCGCACGGTCGCGTCCTCGATCTCGGCCATGAGCTGCTCGGTCTCGATCGTGTACGCGAGCCAGCTCACGGCCCCGGTGAGCGCGCCGGCGTCTACGCGCTCGGCGACGCGGTCGAGCCAGGGCTCGTCGATCCCGGCCTGGACGAGCGCGGGGGAGACGCGCCAGCCCTCGGGCAGGCCGTGGTCGTCGAGCCAGTCGGTGAGGCGGTCCTCCAGGTCGGAGGTCTCCAGCGCCCCGACGGCGTCCGCCGTCCGGGTGTCCGCGTACCGTTCGAGCGCCTCCTCCTGGAGCCGGATGAGCTCGGCGAGGGTGGCGCGGTCGTAGGGGCCGTCGGCGATGAGCGCGAGCTTGTGCCGCATGGCGGCGACGCGCTCGCGGAGGGTCCCGGTCGCGCGCACCGCGGCGGCGGCGGGGTTGTTGAGCTCGTGCGTCAGACCTGCCGAGAGCGACCCGAGGGCGAGCAGCCGCTCGCGCTGCCCGACGAGCTGCTGCGCGTCCCGGGTCCCCCAGAACACGCCCTCCAGCAGGTGCACCGCCATGGGGAACCACTCGGTCATGAGCTTGGCGAAGTCGTGCGCCTCGAGCACGAAGAAGCGCGACGTCTCCAGGGCGCGCGCCGAGTGGAGGTACGTCTGGGGGAGGCGGTCGCCGAGGTAGGCGTTCCACGCGCCGAGGTAGACGCCGACCTGGTGGGTGCGCGAGACCTCGACCTCGTCCTCGCCGACGCGCCGGTAGAGCGCGACGCCGCCGTCGAGCAGGACGTAGAACGCCTCGGCGGGCGTGCCCTCGTGGAACAGCCAGCCCGCGTCGTGGCGCTCGACGTGCCCGGTCGCGCACAGCCACGCGAGCTGGTCGTCGGTGAGGTGCTCGAACAGGAACGTGGCGCGCAGCTCGTCGACGTCGCACGGCAGCCACCCGCGCGCGGCTGCCGGAGTGGTGCCCTCGGCGGGCGGGGTCGTGGTGGGGTCCTCGGCGGGCGGGGTCGTGGTGGGGTCCTCGGTGCTGGTCACGGTGTCGCCTCCGGGTGCGGGTCGGGGTCGTGTCGCGGGCCGGTGGTGGTCAGAGCTGTTCGAGGTAGCGGTGCACGAGCATGACGGCCATGGCGCCCTCGCCCACGGCGGACGCGACGCGCTTGGCGGACTCCGCGCGCACGTCCCCGGCGGCGAACACGCCGGGCACGGACGTCTCGAGGTGGTAGGGCGGGCGGTCGAGCGTCCACCCGGCGGGCGGGGCGCCGTCGCGCAGCAGGTCGGGACCGGCCACCACGTACCCGCGCGGGTCGCGCGCGACGACGCCGTCGAGCCAGTCGGTGCGGGGCGCGGCGCCGATGAACACGAACGCCCAGCCGCACTCGACGCGCGCGGTCCGGCCGGTCTCGACGTCGCGCAGCTCGAGGTGCTCCAGGTGGTCGTCGCCCGACGCCGCGACGACCTCCGTGCGGGTCAGGACGCGCACGCGCGGGTGGGCCTCGACCTGCTCGACGAGGTAGGAGGACATGGACCGGGCGAGCGAGTCGCCCCGGACCACGAGCGTGACCTGCTTGGCCTCACGGGCCAGGTAGAGCGCCGCCTGCCCCGCGGAGTTGGCGCCGCCGACGACGTACACCTCCTGGTCGTGGCACGCCGTGGCCTCGGTGAGCGCCGACCCGTAGAACACGCCGCGCCCGACGAGGTCGCCGAGCCCCGGTCCGTCGAGCAGCCGGTAGGAGACGCCCGAGGCGAGGATGACCGTGTGGGCGTCGATCGACGTCCCGTCGGGGAAGCGGACGCTGCGCGCGGGTCCGTCGACGTCGAGCTCGATCGCGTCGCGCGTCGTCACGATCTCGGCACCGAACCGCACCGCTTGTCGCCGTGCGCGCTCGGCGAGCTGTGCGCCCGAGATCCCGTCGGGGAAGCCGAGGTAGTTGTCGATGCGCGAGCTCTGCCCGGCCTGGCCGCCGGTCGCGGTGCGCTCGACCAGCACCGTCCGCAACCCCTCGGACGCCCCGTACAGGGCGGCGCTGAGCCCCGCAGGCCCGCCGCCCACGACGACGAGGTCGTAGAAGTCCGCCGCGGGGCGCGTGGCGAGCCCGACGCGCTCGGCGAGCGTGGCGTCGTCGGGCGCGACGAGCGCCTCGCCCTCGGGCGTGACGACCAGGGGGAGGGTGTCGCCGTCGGTCTGGGCGGCGGTGAGGAGGCGCGCGCCCTCGGCGGACTCCGACGGGTACCACCGGTAGGGGACGCGGTTGCGCGCGAGGAACTCGCGCACCTGCGACGAGCGCGCGGACCACCGGTGCCCGACGACGACGGTCTCGGCGGGCCGGCGCCGGTCGGTCGCGGACCACGCCTCGAGCTGGGCGTCGACGACGGGGTAGAGCTTCTCCTCGGGCGGGTCCCACGGCTTGAGCAGGTAGTAGTCGAGGTCGACGACGTTGATCGCCTCGATGGCGGCCTCGGTGTCCGCGTAGGCGGTGAGCAGGACGCGCCGCGCCGCGGGGAAGAGGTCCATGGCCTGCTCGAGCAGCTCGACGCCCGTCATGCCGGGCATGCGGTGGTCGGCGAGCACGACGGCGACGTCCTCGCCGCGCAGCGCGAGCTCGCGCAGCGCCTCGAGCGTCTCCGCACCGGACTCGGCGCGCACGATGCGGTACCGGTCGCCGTAGCGGCGGCGCAGGTCGCGCGCGACCGCGCGCGAGACCCCGGGGTCGTCGTCCACGGTGACGATCGCGGGGCGTGTCGTCGCGACGGTGGGTTCCACACGGCCTCCTCGGGAGCCACAGACGGGCGAGTGCCATCCTCCCGCCGCCACGGTCCCGCGTCCACGGCGGCGTGGCGCAGGTCACTCTTGACGGGTCGTTTGCCTGCGCTAAGTTAGGCAAGGCAAACCTCAGGTTGCCTCGCCGCGATCCGCGGCGGTCCTCTCCCCGTACCTGGAGCCTCGCCATGCTCTCAGCACGATCCGTCGCGCCCGCGCACGGTACCTCGACCGCCCCGGCCCTGCTCACCGGCACGACCGCGGGCGACTACGCGAGCACCCTGCACGGCGTCGTCGACGACGTGGCGTCGCGGGTCGCGGCGGTGACGCAGCCCTGGTCGGGCGCGAGCCGCGCGCAGCTCGCGACGCTCGTGGACCGCGTCGACCTCGACGCTCCGGGCATCGGCACCGACGCGGCGCTGCGCGAGGCCGCCGACCTGTACGCGACGCACGCGGTGTGGTTCCACGACCCCGCGTACGCCGCCCACCTCAACTGCCCGGTCGCGCTGCCCGCCGTCGGCGCCGAGGCGATGCTCGCGGCGATCAACACGTCCGTCGACACGTTCGACCAGTCGACGGTGGCGACCCTCATGGAGCGGCGCGTCGTGGCGTGGACCGCGGGTCGCGTCGGGTACGCCGCGGGCGACGGCGTGCTCACGTCCGGGGGCACGCAGTCCAACCTGCACGCCCTCTTCCTGGCCCGCGAGCGCGCGGTCGCTCGTGCGGCCCGCGCGGGCGGTCCCGGCCGGTCCGCCGTGCTGCCGCGCCTGCGGGTCCTCGCGGCGGCGTCGAGCCACTTCAGCGTCGCGCGGTCGGCGCTCCTGCTGGGCCTGGCGGACGACGCCGTGGTCCGGGTCGGGGCCGACGCCGACGGCCGCCTCGACCCCGCGGCGCTCGCGGCCGCGATCGGCGCGGTACGGGCCGCGGGCGACGTGGTCATGGCGGTCGTCGCGACCGCCGGCACGACCGACCGCGGCTGCGTCGACCCGCTCGCGGAGGTCGCGGACGTGTGCGACGCGACCGACGTGTGGCTGCACGTCGACGCCGCCTACGGCTGCGGGCTGCTCGTGTCGCCGACCCGCCGGCACCTGCTCGACGGGATCGAACGCTCGCGATCGGTGACGGTCGACTACCACAAGGCGTTCTTCCAGCCCGTGTCCGCGAGCGCGCTCGTCGTGCGCGAGCGCGCCGACCTGGAGCGCGTCGCGCACCACGCGGACTACCTCAACCCGCGCGAGAACCCCGAGCCGAACCAGGTCGACGTGTCGCTGCAGACGACCCGGCGCTTCGACGCGCTCAAGCTCTGGGCGACGCTGCGCGCCCTCGGCCCCGACGGGGTCGGCGCGATGGTCGACGCGGTGTGCGACCTCGCCGCCGCGGTGCACGCCGACCTCGCGGACGACCCCGACCTGCGCGTGCTGGGTCGTACCGACCTGTCCACGGTCCTGTTCCGCTACGAGCCGCCGGGGCTGGCCGCGGAGCACGCCGACCGGCTCGTGCCGCTCGTGCGGCGCGTGCTGTTCGAGTCCGGGCGCGCCGTCGTCGCCAGGACCGTGCTCGACGGCGTCCCGTGCCTCAAGCTCACGCTGCTCAACCCGACCGTGACGCTCGCGGACGTGCGCCACGTGCTCGACCTCGTCCGCACGACGGCTCAGGCGCTCGTCGAGCGCGACGCGCTGCTGCACGACGACGACGTCGCGACGCACGCCGCGGACCTCGTGGCGTCCCTCGCGACCGCCCGGGCGGTGACCCGATGACCACGACGACCCCGAGGACGACCTCGGCGACGAACCCCGTGCCGGCTCCCAGGACGAGCGGCCCCGCCCCGGCGCCCCACGATCCGGCGCGCGTGCGCGACGTCGTCGGCGTGGGGATCGGGCCGTTCAACCTCGGCCTCGCCGCGCTGTCCGCGCCCCTCGACGACGTCGACGCCGTGTTCCTCGACGCCGCGCCCGAGTTCCGCTGGCACCCCGGGATGATGATCGAGGGCGCGACGATCCAGGTCCCGTTCCTCGCCGACCTCGTCACGATGGCGGACCCCACGTCGCCGTACTCGTTCCTCGCGTTCCTCAAGGCGACGGGCCGGCTCTACCCGTTCTACATCCGCGAGTCCTTCTACCCGCTCCGCGCCGAGTACGACGCGTACTGCCGCTGGGTCGCGGCCCGCCTGGGCTCGCTGCGCTGGTCGCGGCGCGTCGTCGCCGTCGAGCACGACCCGGCCGCCGACGCTTTCGTCGTGCGGGCCGAGGTCCTCGACGACGACGGTGCCGTGACACGCACCGAGGAGCACCGGGGCCGCCACCTCGTCCTCGGCGTCGGCACCGCGCCGGTGCTGCCGCCCGCGCTGCGGGCGCTCGCGGACGAGGTCGCGCGCGGCGAGCACCCGGGCGCCGGGCCGCTCGTGCACAGCGCGCAGTACCTGCCGCACCGCGACGCGCTCGCCGCCGCCGGCTCGGTCACGGTCGTGGGCAGCGGCCAGTCGGCCGCCGAGGTCTACCGCGACCTGCTCGACGGCGTGCACGGCGACGCGCGGCGCCCCGGCTACCGGCTGGACTGGGTGACGCGCTCGCCGCGCTTCTTCCCCATGGAGTACACGAAGCTCACGCTCGAGATGACCTCGCCGGAGTACACCGACCACTTCCACGCCCTGCCGCTCGAGCTGCGCCAGCTCCTCGGCCGCGAGCAGCGCGGCCTGTACAAGGGCATCAGCGGCGACCTCGTGGACGACATCTACGACGCGCTGTACCGCCTGAGCCTCGACCGCCCGGTGCCGACGACACTGCTCACGGACACCGAGGTCGTGGCCGCGCGCTACGAGCCGGCCAGCCACGGGCGCGACGACGAGAGCGCGGCCGGGCACCCCGACGCGGCGGGGGAGTACGTGCTGCGCCTGCGGCACGCGCAGCTCGGGCGGGAGGTCGAGCGCCGCACGCGCGCGCTCGTCGCCGCGACGGGCTACGCCGCGGCGGTCCCCGCGTTCCTCGACCCGGTGCGCCACCTGCTGCGGTTCGACGAGCTCGGCCGGTTCGACGTCGCGCGCGACTACACGGTCGACGACGCGCGCCGCGTGCACGTGCTCAACGGCGAGGAGCACACGCACGGCATCACCGCGCCGGACCTCGGGTTCGCCGCGTGGCGCAACGCCGTCGTGCTGCGCACGGTCACGGGCCGTGAGGTGTACCCCGTCGAGGAGCGCATCGCGTTCCAGACGTTCGGGCTGCCCGACGCCGCCGCACCCTCGGCCGACCGGTCTCCGACCACGCCTCTCACCCCGTCGGACGCGGCCCGCGTCGTGGCGGGCGGGCGCCCGGGAGGGGAGGCCCGATGAGCGCCCCGGCCGTGACGACGGCGACGTCGGCCGTGCCGTCGTCCGACCTCGCGTCGCCGGACGTCGCGGCGTCGGTCGCGCGCGTGGGCGCCGCCTTCGCGGTGCGGGTCCGGCTCGGCAGCGGTCACGCGGACGTCTCGTTCGGGGCCGTCGACCCGGCGCGCGACGCCGCGCTCGTGCACGGTTGGCTCGCGCACCCACGGTCGGTGTTCTGGCAGCTCGGCCACCTCGACGTGGACGGGGCGCGCGCCTACCTGGAGGACGTGGCCGCCGACCCGCACCAGGACGCGTGGCTCGGGCGCGTCGACGGCGCGCCCGCGTTCCTCGTCGAGACCTACGACCCGGCGCGGGTCACGCTCGCTGACGCGCCGGCCGCCGTCGCGCTCCTGGAGCCGGGCGACGTCGGGATGCACCTGCTCGTCGCGCCGCCGGCGGGACCCGCGCGCAGCGGCTTCACGTCCGCGGTGATGGGTGCAGTCGTGCGGTTCTGCCTCGACCCCGCCGGGCGCGGGGCGCGGCGCGTCGTCGTCGAGCCGGACGTGCGCAACGCCGCGATCGCGGCGAAGAACGCCGCGGCCGGGTTCCGCGTGCTGCGCGAGCTCGAGCTGCCCGGCAAGACGGCGCACCTCGCCGTCGCGACGCGCGCGGACCTGGACGCGAGCCCGCTCGGCGACGGCGTCGACCTCGCCCCCCACCTGCGCCCCGACCTGGCCGACCGCGCTCACCGGCACCTCGTCGCCAAGGCGATCGCGGAGCTCACGCACGAGCGCCTGCTCGCGCCGCGCGCCGTGGTCCGGCCGGACGCGGCGAACGGTCCGGGCGAGTACGTGCTGCCCGTCGCGGAGGGCTCGGTGGAGTACCGGTTCGTCGCGCGGCGGTACGCGCTCGAGCACTGGGTGCTCGATGAGGCGTCGATCCGGCGCACCGCGCGGGCCGGACACGGCGCGGCGAACCGGACGGCCGAGGCGGGCGACCCCGCGGGTGCGGGCGGCACGGGCGCGCGGCGTGAGCTGCCGGTCGACGCGCTCGACCTCGTCGTCCAGCTCCAGCCCGACCTGCGCATCCCGGACGACCTGCTCGCCACCTACCTCGAGGAGGTGTCGTCCACGCTCGCGAGCGCGACGGCGAAGCTCGAGCGGTACGAGCGCACCGGCGGGCCGAGCGCCACCGACCTCCTCGGCGCGTCGTTCCAGCAGGTCGAGGCGGCCATGACGGAGGGGCACCCGGGGTTCGTCGCGAACAACGGGCGCATCGGGTTCGGACTCGCGGAGTACCGCGCGTACGCGCCCGAGAACGGCGGGCGCGTGCGCCTCGTGTGGCTCGCGGCCCGGCGCGAGCACACGCACCTCGCGCTCGGCGCGGGGCTCGACGAGGCGTCGCACTACGCGGGTGAGCTGTCCGACGACGAGCGCGCCGCGTTCGCGGACCGGCTCGCCGCGCGCGGCCTCGAACCGGCCGACTACCTCTACCTGCCCGTGCACCCGTGGCAGTGGGAGCACCGCGTGCCCATCACGTTCGCCGCCGACGTCGCGCGCGGCGACCTCGTGCCGGTCGGCCAGGGTGCCGACGAGTACCAGCCGCAGCAGTCGATCCGCACGCTGTTCAACCTCACCCGGCCCGGCCGCCACTACGTCAAGGTCGCCCTCGCGATCCAGAACATGGGCTTCCTGCGGGGGCTGTCGCCCGCCTACATGCGCGACACCCCCGCCATCAACGACTGGGTCGCCGACCTCGTCGCCGCCGACCCCGAGCTCGGCGGGCGCGGCTTCACCGTCCTGCGCGAGCTCGCCTCGATCGGGTACACCGGCGACGTCTACCACCGCACCGCCACGCCGTCCGCGCACCGCAAGATGCTCGCCGCCCTGTGGCGCGAGAGCCCCGTGCCGCGCACCGCGCCCGGCGAGCGCCTGGCCACCATGGCCGCGCTCCTGCACCGCGACCCCGACGGCGCCGCGCACGCGACCGCGCTCGTGCGCGCCTCCGGGCTCGACCCCGCCGACTGGGTGCGCGCCTACCTCGACGCCTACCTGCGCCCGCTCGCCCACGCGCTCCTCGCGCACGACCTCGCGTTCATGCCGCACGGCGAGAACCTCATCCTCGTCCTCCGCGACCACGTCGTGGTCCGCGCGGTCATGAAGGACCTCGGCGAGGAGATCGCCGTCCTCGGCGACGCCCCGCTCCCGCCCGACGTCGAGCGCGTGCGCGCCGTCGTCGACGACGAGGAGAAGGCGCTCGCGATCTTCACCGACGTGTTCGACGGCGTGCTGCGCCACCTCGCCGCGATCCTCGCCGGCGACGGCGTGCTGCCCGAGGACCGGTTCTGGCGCCTCGTCGCGGAGTGCCTCGACGCGCACCGCGCCGACCACCCCGACCTGCGCTCCGGCGTCGACCTGCGCGCCCCGCGGTTCGCGCACTCGTGCCTCAACCGCCTCCAGCTGCGCAACACGCTCCAGATGGTCGACCTCGCGGACCAGTCCGCGTCCCTCCTGTACGCGGGCACGCTCGCCAACCCCGCCGCGCGGGACGCCTGACGTGGGGACTTCTGGGGTACCGGGCGTCCCGCCCGGCGGGTTCGCCGTGCACCGCGACGCGTGGGGCGTGCCGCACGTGCGCGCAGCCGACGAGCTCGCGCTCGCCCGCGGCCAGGGGTACGTCACCGCGCTCGACCGCGGCTGGCAGATCGAGGTCGACCGGTGGCGCGCCGAGGGCCGCCTCGCCGAGCGCCTGGGCGAGCCCGGACTCGCGTGGGACCGGTTCGCCCACCGGGTCCGCCTCGCCGACACCGCGCGCCGCGCCTACGCGGCGCTCGCGGCCGACGACCGCGCCTGGGTCGACGCGTACACGGCGGGCGTCAACGAGGGCCTGGTCCGGGGCCGCGACGTGCCCGAGCTGCGCGCGCTCGCCGACCCGGCGTGGCCCGGCGGCGCCGACCTGCCGCCGCACGAGCCGTGGCCCGCGTGGGCGCCGCTCGGCGTCTTCCTCGTCGCGCACGTCCTGTTCTCCGGCTTCCCGCACGTGCTGTGGCGCGACCACGTCGCCCGGACCCTCGGTGCCGACCTCGCCCGCTCGCGTCCCGACGTGCCGCTCGACGCCGTGCTCGACCTGCTCGCCGTGGATGGCGGTCCCGGCTCGGGGTCGAACGCGTGGGCGCTCGCGGGCGGGCGGACGCGCAGCGGGGCGCCGCTGCTCGCGGGCGACCCGCACCGCCTGCTCGAGCTGCCGGGCGTGTACCAGCAGGTGCGGCTCGCGTGCGACGACTACGACGTCGTCGGTCTCGCCTTTCCCGGCGTGCCCGGCCTCCCGCACTTCGGCCACGCCGGCGCCGCGGCCTGGGGCGTGACGAACGCGATGGCGCACCACGTCGACGTGATCGCCGAGAGCCTGCGCCGGACGGACGACGGCCGGGTGGAGGCACGGGGTCCGGAGGGACCGGAGCTCGCGGACGTCGTGGTCGCCACGGTGCGCGTGCGCGCCGCGGGGGGACCCGTGGAGCACCGGGTGGAGACGGTCGAGACGGCGCGCGGCGTCGTGGTGACCGGCGGTCCGGAGGAACCGGGCCGCACGTTCGCGCTCCGCCTGCCCGCGCGCGTGGACGCCGACCTCGGCGTCGCGGCGTGGCGGCGGCTGCTGCGGGCGCGGTCGGCGCGCGACGTCACCGACGCGTTCGGCACGTGGGTCGACCCGGTGGACCGCGTGCTCGCGGCGGACCGCGACACGGTGCTGTCGGTCACCGCCGGCCGCGTGCCCCGCCGGGACCGTGCGGAACGGGCGCTGCCCCTGCTCGCGTGGTCCGACGCCGCGCGCGCCCGGCCGTGGGTCGTGCCGCCCGCTCCCGTGGTCGTCGAGGACGTCGCGGTCGACGCGAACGAACGCCCGGGACGACCGGGGCTCGACCTGGGCCACACCTACGCGCCGCCCCACCGCGCGCGGCGGATCCGCGCGCTGCTCGACGCCGCGGGCGAGGACGGGACGGCAGCGGACCAGACCCGGGTGCACGCGGACGCGCTGCTCGGCGGCGCGGACGACCTGCTGCGCTGGCTCGGCCGGTCCGCGGGCGGCGGGTCCGGGCGCGGCGGGGAGACGGGTGGCGAGGGCGCGTCCGGTACGACCGTCGGCGCGACGGACCCCGCATCGGCGCGGGCGGCCCGCCGCCTGCGCGCGTGGGACCGTCGCATGGACGCGGACAGCGCGGACGCAGCCCTGTTCGCCGCGTGGCGTGCGGCGCTCGTGCGCCGGGTCGCCACGCATCCCGCCCTGGCGCCCCTGCACGCGCCGCACGGGCTCGACACCGTCTTCGCCCCGTGGCTGTCGGTCACGGCACGCGTCGCGGACGCGCTGCCGGCGCTGCTCGCCGCCGCGTGGCTGG includes the following:
- a CDS encoding ATP-binding protein; amino-acid sequence: MTSTEDPTTTPPAEDPTTTPPAEGTTPAAARGWLPCDVDELRATFLFEHLTDDQLAWLCATGHVERHDAGWLFHEGTPAEAFYVLLDGGVALYRRVGEDEVEVSRTHQVGVYLGAWNAYLGDRLPQTYLHSARALETSRFFVLEAHDFAKLMTEWFPMAVHLLEGVFWGTRDAQQLVGQRERLLALGSLSAGLTHELNNPAAAAVRATGTLRERVAAMRHKLALIADGPYDRATLAELIRLQEEALERYADTRTADAVGALETSDLEDRLTDWLDDHGLPEGWRVSPALVQAGIDEPWLDRVAERVDAGALTGAVSWLAYTIETEQLMAEIEDATVRISTLVGAARQYSQLDRAPFRPVDVHELLDSTLTMLDHALAGVEVVRRYDTGLPPVPVYAAELNQVWTNLVENAAQAMGGSGTLTVTTRRVDDRAEVEIADTGPGIPDDVRPRIFEPFFTTKPVGQGTGLGLDISWRIVVNKHHGDLTVTSVPGDTRFVVRLPLEPAQPAQTPQP
- a CDS encoding FAD-dependent oxidoreductase; translation: MEPTVATTRPAIVTVDDDPGVSRAVARDLRRRYGDRYRIVRAESGAETLEALRELALRGEDVAVVLADHRMPGMTGVELLEQAMDLFPAARRVLLTAYADTEAAIEAINVVDLDYYLLKPWDPPEEKLYPVVDAQLEAWSATDRRRPAETVVVGHRWSARSSQVREFLARNRVPYRWYPSESAEGARLLTAAQTDGDTLPLVVTPEGEALVAPDDATLAERVGLATRPAADFYDLVVVGGGPAGLSAALYGASEGLRTVLVERTATGGQAGQSSRIDNYLGFPDGISGAQLAERARRQAVRFGAEIVTTRDAIELDVDGPARSVRFPDGTSIDAHTVILASGVSYRLLDGPGLGDLVGRGVFYGSALTEATACHDQEVYVVGGANSAGQAALYLAREAKQVTLVVRGDSLARSMSSYLVEQVEAHPRVRVLTRTEVVAASGDDHLEHLELRDVETGRTARVECGWAFVFIGAAPRTDWLDGVVARDPRGYVVAGPDLLRDGAPPAGWTLDRPPYHLETSVPGVFAAGDVRAESAKRVASAVGEGAMAVMLVHRYLEQL
- a CDS encoding pyridoxal-dependent decarboxylase, giving the protein MLSARSVAPAHGTSTAPALLTGTTAGDYASTLHGVVDDVASRVAAVTQPWSGASRAQLATLVDRVDLDAPGIGTDAALREAADLYATHAVWFHDPAYAAHLNCPVALPAVGAEAMLAAINTSVDTFDQSTVATLMERRVVAWTAGRVGYAAGDGVLTSGGTQSNLHALFLARERAVARAARAGGPGRSAVLPRLRVLAAASSHFSVARSALLLGLADDAVVRVGADADGRLDPAALAAAIGAVRAAGDVVMAVVATAGTTDRGCVDPLAEVADVCDATDVWLHVDAAYGCGLLVSPTRRHLLDGIERSRSVTVDYHKAFFQPVSASALVVRERADLERVAHHADYLNPRENPEPNQVDVSLQTTRRFDALKLWATLRALGPDGVGAMVDAVCDLAAAVHADLADDPDLRVLGRTDLSTVLFRYEPPGLAAEHADRLVPLVRRVLFESGRAVVARTVLDGVPCLKLTLLNPTVTLADVRHVLDLVRTTAQALVERDALLHDDDVATHAADLVASLATARAVTR
- a CDS encoding SidA/IucD/PvdA family monooxygenase yields the protein MTTTTPRTTSATNPVPAPRTSGPAPAPHDPARVRDVVGVGIGPFNLGLAALSAPLDDVDAVFLDAAPEFRWHPGMMIEGATIQVPFLADLVTMADPTSPYSFLAFLKATGRLYPFYIRESFYPLRAEYDAYCRWVAARLGSLRWSRRVVAVEHDPAADAFVVRAEVLDDDGAVTRTEEHRGRHLVLGVGTAPVLPPALRALADEVARGEHPGAGPLVHSAQYLPHRDALAAAGSVTVVGSGQSAAEVYRDLLDGVHGDARRPGYRLDWVTRSPRFFPMEYTKLTLEMTSPEYTDHFHALPLELRQLLGREQRGLYKGISGDLVDDIYDALYRLSLDRPVPTTLLTDTEVVAARYEPASHGRDDESAAGHPDAAGEYVLRLRHAQLGREVERRTRALVAATGYAAAVPAFLDPVRHLLRFDELGRFDVARDYTVDDARRVHVLNGEEHTHGITAPDLGFAAWRNAVVLRTVTGREVYPVEERIAFQTFGLPDAAAPSADRSPTTPLTPSDAARVVAGGRPGGEAR
- a CDS encoding GNAT family N-acetyltransferase, encoding MSAPAVTTATSAVPSSDLASPDVAASVARVGAAFAVRVRLGSGHADVSFGAVDPARDAALVHGWLAHPRSVFWQLGHLDVDGARAYLEDVAADPHQDAWLGRVDGAPAFLVETYDPARVTLADAPAAVALLEPGDVGMHLLVAPPAGPARSGFTSAVMGAVVRFCLDPAGRGARRVVVEPDVRNAAIAAKNAAAGFRVLRELELPGKTAHLAVATRADLDASPLGDGVDLAPHLRPDLADRAHRHLVAKAIAELTHERLLAPRAVVRPDAANGPGEYVLPVAEGSVEYRFVARRYALEHWVLDEASIRRTARAGHGAANRTAEAGDPAGAGGTGARRELPVDALDLVVQLQPDLRIPDDLLATYLEEVSSTLASATAKLERYERTGGPSATDLLGASFQQVEAAMTEGHPGFVANNGRIGFGLAEYRAYAPENGGRVRLVWLAARREHTHLALGAGLDEASHYAGELSDDERAAFADRLAARGLEPADYLYLPVHPWQWEHRVPITFAADVARGDLVPVGQGADEYQPQQSIRTLFNLTRPGRHYVKVALAIQNMGFLRGLSPAYMRDTPAINDWVADLVAADPELGGRGFTVLRELASIGYTGDVYHRTATPSAHRKMLAALWRESPVPRTAPGERLATMAALLHRDPDGAAHATALVRASGLDPADWVRAYLDAYLRPLAHALLAHDLAFMPHGENLILVLRDHVVVRAVMKDLGEEIAVLGDAPLPPDVERVRAVVDDEEKALAIFTDVFDGVLRHLAAILAGDGVLPEDRFWRLVAECLDAHRADHPDLRSGVDLRAPRFAHSCLNRLQLRNTLQMVDLADQSASLLYAGTLANPAARDA
- a CDS encoding penicillin acylase family protein; the encoded protein is MGTSGVPGVPPGGFAVHRDAWGVPHVRAADELALARGQGYVTALDRGWQIEVDRWRAEGRLAERLGEPGLAWDRFAHRVRLADTARRAYAALAADDRAWVDAYTAGVNEGLVRGRDVPELRALADPAWPGGADLPPHEPWPAWAPLGVFLVAHVLFSGFPHVLWRDHVARTLGADLARSRPDVPLDAVLDLLAVDGGPGSGSNAWALAGGRTRSGAPLLAGDPHRLLELPGVYQQVRLACDDYDVVGLAFPGVPGLPHFGHAGAAAWGVTNAMAHHVDVIAESLRRTDDGRVEARGPEGPELADVVVATVRVRAAGGPVEHRVETVETARGVVVTGGPEEPGRTFALRLPARVDADLGVAAWRRLLRARSARDVTDAFGTWVDPVDRVLAADRDTVLSVTAGRVPRRDRAERALPLLAWSDAARARPWVVPPAPVVVEDVAVDANERPGRPGLDLGHTYAPPHRARRIRALLDAAGEDGTAADQTRVHADALLGGADDLLRWLGRSAGGGSGRGGETGGEGASGTTVGATDPASARAARRLRAWDRRMDADSADAALFAAWRAALVRRVATHPALAPLHAPHGLDTVFAPWLSVTARVADALPALLAAAWLGIDGTGEAWAALREVVRAPAGARVDGPDGPDRVPPDPDGASTVPASTVPVWGATHRVLGLHVLLDVPGATAPRVPSLPLGGDTDTVCCTASVPGISDVCVRGSVARWAWDLADRDASRWGVPFGASGDPRSPHFADQLTAWAVGETVPVVTDWTLLRHEETR